The Odocoileus virginianus isolate 20LAN1187 ecotype Illinois chromosome 27, Ovbor_1.2, whole genome shotgun sequence genome has a window encoding:
- the C27H6orf52 gene encoding putative uncharacterized protein C6orf52 homolog, translating to MAGQESCADLGSTQQDIYYWYWQSLPAALRVKPDFPSCQPHPFGSWYAQQQSGYPPGYSSGCGAGGNGPNLYSVCETSVYPAETSLPPKETTPLAENQDEDSLEDPNLHLNIEELNKEFMVKSEELYQSLMNCHWQPLDTVHSEIPDKTPQEQDAY from the exons ATGGCTGGACAGGAGAGTTGTGCAGATTTGGGCTCAACTCAGCAGGATATTTATTACTGGTATTGGCAAAG tctccccgCTGCTCTTAGAGTGAAGCCAGACTTCCCGTCCTGCCAGCCTCACCCCTTTGGCAGCTGGTACGCACAACAGCAGAGCGGTTATCCTCCTGGCTACAGCTCTGGCTGCGGGGCAGGTGGAAATGGACCCAACCTTTATTCTGTGTGTGAGACCTCCGTTTACCCGGCTGAGACTTCGCTTCCACCCAAG GAAACCACACCTCTCGCTGAAAACCAAGATGAAGATTCACTCGAAG ATCCAAATCTCCACTTGAATATTGAGGAACTCAACAAAGAGTTTATGGTGAAAAGTGAAGAGCTCTACCAATCTCTCATGAATTGCCACTGGCAGCCTCTCGATACAGTGCACTCAGAAATCCCAGACAAGACCCCCCAAGAGCAAGATGCTTATTAA